The segment GACGGTCGATCCAGTAACCTACAAGTGGAACGAAAATCAACATTACAAGACCAGGAAGAGCTAAAGCCAAAGCCCATTCAGCCCAAGTCATGTTTAGACCAGTGATTTTAGTAACAAAGTCCAAGGCCAACACGTTAGGAGCCATAGCTGTTAAGAACATGAAGGATGTAATTTTTGTTACGAAATAGCCATTCATCAAGATGAAGGAACCACCGCGTTTTGCAGTATCACCAGGATAAGAACCGATGGATTCAGCGATGGATAAATTGATTGGATATACAATACCAGCCGCACGTGCTGTGTTAGAAGGTGTCGCTGGAGATAATACTAAATCAAGAAGTGCTGTTACATAGCCAAGACGTAATACAGTAGAGCCAAATGCATCAATCAAATGGTATGCAACGCGGTGACCAAGACCAGTTTTACCAAACGCAACACTCAAGGAGAACGCAGCGATGATCATCCACAATGCTGTGGAGCCATAACCTACCAAGATATCTTTTGCATTATCCAAGAATAATGCAGAAGCAGATAATACAGCTAATAAAATAATTTGAATTGGGTATGGTTTTAAAATCAAACCTACGATACCTGCAATGTAGAAGCCTAAGAGGCGCCACGCTTCCGCAGAGAGCCCTTCTGGTGGAGTTGTAAACCAGAGGATAATTGGAATTAGCACGATAAGTGCTAGTTTTAAGAATTTTTCCATGTTTATTCCTTTCTTAAAAACATAGGCATGTATATCATCCTAACACTCCCCTAAAGATTCGTGATACGCGACTATCATCTATTGAACTCTAGGAGTCTTTGTCTACACTCATTATATATGCTAAAAAGAATTATGAATAATAGATTACCTTTATAGGGGTTATAAAAACTTTTATATCTACCAATCATACTTTTTATGCATTTTGAGCATAGATTTACAGCCCAAAATGAAAAAAGTGCATGTATACGTCCCCAAAGGGGGTATACATGCACTTACATGGTACTGCCTTGCTCTTTCGAGACACTTTCATTATGAGATATTATATCGAAAAAGTCCAATGCTGAAATAGCATGGATAAACAGTGATACAATCTCATAGATTCTCTTTATCTCAAGGATTCTTATGATTTATATTCTCTAAAAATACTATCATCTACAACAGTGTGTTCTTTGTAGTAATTGCGGACATACTCGATAAAGGTCTTTACTACTACTAGATTTTCCGCATCCTTTGTGTACACCATGTTCGTATCGCGACTAATGTACTTACCATCTTTACTACGCAATGGACTCACATAGATATCTCTATCCTTACAAGATCCAAGTCCCATATAAGTTAAGATAGACCAACCAAGACCGGCGCGCACAAAGTGACGACATGTACTCATAGAGTTTACATCCATCGCAACACTCGGTGGTTCTTCAAAATGTTCGGCACACCATGTTTCAATGATATTAGCTACGGATGCATCAGTTTGATACTTAATAAATGGTACCTTCTCAAGTGATTCAGGTGGCACTAATTCTTTATAAACTAAGCAATACGGTTCTTCTAATAGCAATTCAGACTTACCGGACACATCATAGCCACCACGAGCAAAGGCAACCATACAATCACCAGTATTAAACATCTTAACCACTTGATGGCTGAAAGCAGTTTTAACTTGAATATGCACATCAGGGTATTGTTCCCGGAAGGATTTCAATAAGGCTGGTAATTCATAGTCTGCAAAGTTGATAGATGACGCAATTTTCAAAGTCCCTTGAATCTTACCAGACGCTGAGTTCATGGCATTTTCTAAAGCCTCTTGATCTTGCATCATTCTCTTACAGTAGTCATAAAATATCTCGCCTTGAGCCGTAAGAGCAAGCCCTTCAGCAGTACGCAACAACAGAGAATGGCCCAAGGCTTTTTCCATATGGCGCAACCGATAGCTCAATGCCGGTTGTGATAAAAATAATTTTTCTGCAGCCCTTGAAATGTTGCCTTCATCGACAACAGTCACAAAGGTTTGCCATTCTCTATCGTCCATACAATCTCCTTTTATCGCTTATTGCCAAAGATGCGCAATAAGGATAAGAATAAGTTAATGAAATCTAAGTATAGGCTCAAAGCACCTGTGATTTCAATGCGGTCTAAAATGGTTTCATCCTCCAAGAGCGCTACTTGTGTCACATTATTTTTAATGCGGTTCACATCGATAGCTGTAAAGATGGAGAATACTACAACCCCTACATAACCTAGAACTAAGCTAACAGTGTCGCTAAAGCCACTGAGTACAGCCCAGTTAAAATAACGAGCCCCTATCATCACAAAAGATACGATAATCATACCAAGTAAGGCAGCCATTACATATGGTGTTAGGGATGACAAATTACGTTTCGTAGTAGCCCCTACCACGGCAAAGCCGATGAAGAACGCTAACGTGCCGATTAACGCTGGAATAACTACTTCAAATACATTATATCTCAAGGATATAAGTGTTAATGTAAGACCATTCAATGCACTATAGAGGAAAAACATGCCTTTTAAAGTCATAACATTGGCAGTATACGCACGAGCACTAAATAGGAATACTACGCCTAGTTCAACTAATAGAATAATATTAAAGTTTTGGTATGCAAACCGTAACCAATCAGGATTTGCCAACGCGGCCACTCCAACACCGATAGTTGTGAGTAAACCGACAACCATCCACAAGAAGGAGCCTTTTAATCGTTGTGATACGATACTTTCAACCTGTGCAACCTCAGCTGCAGTTGGCCCTGTTACATTATATGGATTCATACTATCCCTCCTTATATTTAATTATCTTTTACTAAAACTAGCGAGCGTTAGCAATACCTGCAAATACCTTACCACGTTCACCGTCGATAGTTACCTCTTGACCTTCAAGGAGTACGTCATGAGCGTTTTTAGCACCTAAGATTACAGGAATACCATAGGTAATGCCAGCAATAGCACTATCAGAGGTATAACCGTCTTCAACAGCGATAATGCCGCCTGCACGTTTAGCAATAGCCATCAATTCAGGCTCCATTGTCCCCACCACAAGGATGTCGCCGTCTTTGAAGCTTTCATAATTGCCCTTATGATTAGCTGCAATGAATACAGTACCTGTAACGGATTTACGCAAAATACCATTACCAGATAAGAGTACTTGGCCTGCAATATGAACGCGAATCATATTTGTAGTCCCTGTAGCACCAGATGGTACGCCAGCAGTTACGACTACAAGATCACCAGACTCAATCGCACCTGTGCCAAGAGCACCTGTAATCGCTTGTTTAACCATTTCATCAGAGTTAACAATTTCATGGCCTTTAATAGCCTCTACGCCCCAGCATAATTGCATGCGGCGAATTGTTTCTTCATGCGGTGTTACAGCAATAATTTTGCAAGCCGGACGATGTCGAGCAGTGCTAATTGCAGTATGACCAGATTCAGTACATGTCAAAATAGCAGCTGCCCCAAGGTTTTGAGCGATGCGCACGCTTGCTAAACATACAGCACTGGTAGTCGTCATATCCACATCTTGACGAGCACGACTTTTACTATCGTAAATAGCAGCTTGTTCTGTTACCTCAGCAATACGTGTCATAGTCGTAACCGCCTCTACTGGGTAAGCACCATTTGCAGTTTCACCAGACAACATGATCGCATCCGTACCATCTAAGATGGCATTGGCTACGTCACTTGCTTCCGCCCGTGTAGGACGTGGATTTTGAATCATGGACTCTAGCATTTGGGTTGCCGTAATAACTGGTTTACCCAAGTCATTACATTTTTCGATCATCATTTTTTGAAGTACTGGTACCTCTTCGGCAGGGATTTCTACACCGAGGTCACCGCGAGCAACCATGAGGCCGTCTGCTACGTCCAAAATTTCATCGATATTTTTAACGCCTTCAGCATTTTCAATTTTTGCAATAATCTTGATATCTTTTTTCTCAGACTCAAGGATGCGGCGGATGGCTACAATGTCTTTACCACGTTGCATAAAGGATGCGGCTACAAAGTCTACACCTTGTTGACAGCCAAAGCGCAAGTCTGCTTCGTCCTGTTCAGATACAGGAGGCAAGCTAAGCGCTACACCTGGTACAGCCACCCGTTTACGGTTACCTATTTCACCACTGTTTTGAACGGTAGTAATGATGTTATTCCCTTCGATAGCATCGATGTTAAGTGTTACAAGACCATCAGCCAAGAGGATTTTATCCCCAACGGACACGTCGCCTACAAGACCTTTGTGGTTTACGGAGCTAATCTCTTTTGTGCCTTCCACATCATCTGTAGTCAACGTAAATTGTTGACCTGCCTCAAGGAATACCTTCCCCTCTTTAAATAGGCCAAGACGAACCTCAGGGCCCTTCGTATCGAGCAATAATGCGATTGGTTTATTAACAATCATCGCCGCATCGCGCACCATTTGCATGCGCTCTGCTTGCTCTTCATGAGATCCGTGAGAAAAATTGAAACGAGCCACATTCATGCCCGCTCGCATCATATCTTCTAAAATACCAAATTTATCCGTTCCCGGACCTACAGTACATACGATTTTTGTACGTTTCATCTTTCCTCCTATGAAAGCAATTTCTATATTGAATCTTTCATTTATTATTGTAGTAATATTGGTGAAAGCTAGCTGTGCTTCACGCAACATAAGTTATTAAGTAGTAAATATATTTATTCGTGCCTTAATATCTACTTATGCATATACTATTGCACCTCTACGGAGCCATCACCTAAGATAGCTTCAATAGCCTTGATAGATTCATCACTAGGGTCAAAGCACATATTCAGTGGCAAGTTAATGCGCTTCCGTTGACGGTGCAAGTATAGCGATGTTGGCACAGAGCCTACGGTATTCGTTAACACTCGTTTTAAGGCTTCACTATTTTCTGGCGTATCATATTGGCTGTAAATATGAATGGCCACATGTTTCGCCTGACTATAGTTTACCTTTAACGGCATAATGCGGTCTGCAATAATTTGCACACCCTTTTCATCCGCATCAACGCGGCCTTTTACCTTAACAATCATATCGACCGCCAAGAATTGTTGGCTTTGACTAAAAACCTTCGGGAATGCAACCACATTGGCCGCACCAGAGTAATCTTCAATGCGAAGAATGGACATAACCTCGTTTCGTCTTGTCATGCGATCCGATTTATTTTCAATCAACCCGCCAAAGGTAATGGTTTGACCATCGTATTGCTCTGGATTTTCTACGAGAGCCCCCAGTTCAAAGAGGCCCTCTAATTCCTTAGCATAGCCTTGCAATGGATGACCTGTGATGTAAAAGCCTGTATATTCCTTTTCATCTTTCAATTTATCGTCTTCCGATAAATCCTGCACATTAGGTACAGGGATGAAATCTACAGACTCCTCTATATCACCAAAGAGGCTCATGGTGCCCATAGCAGCATCCTTTTGCTCTTTAGCACCAACGGCTTGGGCGCTTTCATACATATGCAATAATTGGTTTCTATTTTCCTTGAAACCATCCATAGCGCCACACCGAATAAGGCTTTCAAGAAGGCGTTTATTAACCACCTTGTTGTCCACACGTTTGCAGAAGTCCACAATATCCGTGTAAAGACCGTGTTCATTGCGCTCAGTAATCAAGCGATCGATAGCATTGTCCCCTACGTTTTTGATGCCCCCAAGGCCGAAGCGAATGGCATCACCTTGTACGGCAAAGCTGCGCTCAGAATAGTTAATATCTGGCCCAAGGACCTTAACATTGTGCTTCTTGCAGGCATTAATATAGTACGTCAATTTTTGCATGTTCTGCATAAAGCTAGTCATGGTGGCAGCCATGAACTCAGGGAAATAGTGGGCTTTCAAATACGCCGTTTGGTACGCAATGTACGCATAAGCCGCACTATGTGATTTATTAAAGCCATAGCCAGCAAAGTATACGAGCAAGTCAAATACTTCATTTGCAATGGACTCTTCTATACCATTATTTATGGAACCTTGAATAAAGGATTCGCGCTGAGCCTTTAGAACAGCTTCCTTTTTCTTACCCATGGCACGGCGCATCAAGTCCGCTTGACCAAGTGAGAATCCGCCCATAGCAGACGCAATCTGCATAACCTGTTCTTGGTATAAGATTACAC is part of the Veillonella nakazawae genome and harbors:
- a CDS encoding DASS family sodium-coupled anion symporter, giving the protein MEKFLKLALIVLIPIILWFTTPPEGLSAEAWRLLGFYIAGIVGLILKPYPIQIILLAVLSASALFLDNAKDILVGYGSTALWMIIAAFSLSVAFGKTGLGHRVAYHLIDAFGSTVLRLGYVTALLDLVLSPATPSNTARAAGIVYPINLSIAESIGSYPGDTAKRGGSFILMNGYFVTKITSFMFLTAMAPNVLALDFVTKITGLNMTWAEWALALALPGLVMLIFVPLVGYWIDRPEAVKIDNKKLAADGLAKLGPMKMSEKVLAVVFILALIGWALPSIGFDLSPTAVALVAMTVVFFAGIITWDDMVQTKAVWNTFIWFGAILGLSTALTKAKFFAWLAAYMQANLALDVSPLVVVLILSAISVVIRYLFASSTAYIASMLPVFLTVGMAAGVNPVMFGLVLLATNAFGGLVTHYGASPGPIIYSAGYNNLKDWWTAGAILAVLSWILLFVVGIPWWTFIGMI
- a CDS encoding LysR family transcriptional regulator translates to MDDREWQTFVTVVDEGNISRAAEKLFLSQPALSYRLRHMEKALGHSLLLRTAEGLALTAQGEIFYDYCKRMMQDQEALENAMNSASGKIQGTLKIASSINFADYELPALLKSFREQYPDVHIQVKTAFSHQVVKMFNTGDCMVAFARGGYDVSGKSELLLEEPYCLVYKELVPPESLEKVPFIKYQTDASVANIIETWCAEHFEEPPSVAMDVNSMSTCRHFVRAGLGWSILTYMGLGSCKDRDIYVSPLRSKDGKYISRDTNMVYTKDAENLVVVKTFIEYVRNYYKEHTVVDDSIFREYKS
- a CDS encoding Bax inhibitor-1 family protein — encoded protein: MNPYNVTGPTAAEVAQVESIVSQRLKGSFLWMVVGLLTTIGVGVAALANPDWLRFAYQNFNIILLVELGVVFLFSARAYTANVMTLKGMFFLYSALNGLTLTLISLRYNVFEVVIPALIGTLAFFIGFAVVGATTKRNLSSLTPYVMAALLGMIIVSFVMIGARYFNWAVLSGFSDTVSLVLGYVGVVVFSIFTAIDVNRIKNNVTQVALLEDETILDRIEITGALSLYLDFINLFLSLLRIFGNKR
- the pyk gene encoding pyruvate kinase — encoded protein: MKRTKIVCTVGPGTDKFGILEDMMRAGMNVARFNFSHGSHEEQAERMQMVRDAAMIVNKPIALLLDTKGPEVRLGLFKEGKVFLEAGQQFTLTTDDVEGTKEISSVNHKGLVGDVSVGDKILLADGLVTLNIDAIEGNNIITTVQNSGEIGNRKRVAVPGVALSLPPVSEQDEADLRFGCQQGVDFVAASFMQRGKDIVAIRRILESEKKDIKIIAKIENAEGVKNIDEILDVADGLMVARGDLGVEIPAEEVPVLQKMMIEKCNDLGKPVITATQMLESMIQNPRPTRAEASDVANAILDGTDAIMLSGETANGAYPVEAVTTMTRIAEVTEQAAIYDSKSRARQDVDMTTTSAVCLASVRIAQNLGAAAILTCTESGHTAISTARHRPACKIIAVTPHEETIRRMQLCWGVEAIKGHEIVNSDEMVKQAITGALGTGAIESGDLVVVTAGVPSGATGTTNMIRVHIAGQVLLSGNGILRKSVTGTVFIAANHKGNYESFKDGDILVVGTMEPELMAIAKRAGGIIAVEDGYTSDSAIAGITYGIPVILGAKNAHDVLLEGQEVTIDGERGKVFAGIANAR